A part of Babylonia areolata isolate BAREFJ2019XMU chromosome 6, ASM4173473v1, whole genome shotgun sequence genomic DNA contains:
- the LOC143283175 gene encoding dolichyl-diphosphooligosaccharide--protein glycosyltransferase subunit TMEM258 yields the protein MMDIDSMSRYVSPINPAVFPHLTVVLLGIGIFFMAWFFVYEVTSTKFTRDLYKELSVSLVASIFMGFGVLFLLLWVGIFV from the exons ATG ATGGACATAGACTCAATGAGCCGCTATGTGAGCCCAATCAACCCAGCGGTGTTTCCACACCTGACAGTGGTGTTGCTGGGCATTGGAATCTTCTTCATGGCCTGGTTTTTTGT CTACGAAGTGACATCCACCAAGTTCACACGTGACCTGTACAAGGAGCTGTCAGTGTCTCTGGTGGCGTCCATCTTCATGGGCTTTGGCGTTCTCTTCCTGCTGCTCTGGGTCGGCATTTTCGTCTGA